The following coding sequences lie in one Flagellimonas eckloniae genomic window:
- the hisC gene encoding histidinol-phosphate transaminase, with translation MTSAFNIDKLVRETVKGLQPYSSARDEYVSDGSKMIFLDANENPFENGLNRYPDPQQRSLKTLLSEQKQIPEQNILLGNGSDEVLDLIFRAFCEPNQDNIITLPPTYGMYKVLAGINAIENREVLLTSNFEPDVPQILEKIDKNSKIVFICSPNNPTGNAFQRKNIEELLENFSGLVVIDEAYIDFSENQSWISVLDNYPNLIVTQTLSKAYGMAGIRLGICYASAEIITILNKIKPPYNVNQLTQYQALKRVLDDTLVQEEVAQILNERKILVNALNEVVFIEKIYSSDANFVLVKVDDASKRYQQLLDANVVVRNRSNQPLCENTLRFTVGTPEENKKLIAILKELN, from the coding sequence ATGACATCTGCTTTCAACATAGATAAATTGGTAAGGGAGACTGTAAAAGGTTTACAACCGTACTCATCGGCAAGGGATGAGTACGTTTCAGATGGGTCTAAAATGATTTTTTTGGATGCCAATGAAAATCCTTTTGAAAATGGTTTGAATCGCTATCCCGACCCACAACAACGCAGTCTAAAAACACTTTTATCAGAACAGAAACAGATTCCTGAACAAAACATTTTGTTGGGAAATGGCAGTGATGAAGTCTTGGATTTGATTTTTAGAGCCTTTTGCGAGCCAAATCAGGATAATATTATCACCCTACCGCCAACCTATGGTATGTATAAGGTATTGGCCGGAATCAATGCGATTGAGAACAGGGAAGTTTTGTTGACCTCAAATTTTGAACCAGATGTACCACAGATTTTGGAAAAGATTGACAAAAATTCCAAAATTGTTTTTATCTGTTCACCTAACAATCCGACAGGGAATGCCTTTCAAAGGAAAAATATAGAGGAACTACTGGAAAACTTTAGCGGTCTAGTTGTGATTGATGAAGCTTACATAGATTTCTCTGAAAACCAGAGTTGGATTTCTGTCTTGGACAACTATCCAAACCTGATTGTTACCCAAACCTTGTCCAAAGCCTACGGAATGGCAGGTATCCGGTTGGGAATATGCTATGCATCCGCAGAAATAATTACCATTCTCAACAAAATTAAGCCTCCATATAATGTTAATCAACTAACGCAATACCAAGCACTAAAAAGAGTATTGGATGATACATTGGTCCAGGAAGAGGTCGCACAAATTTTGAACGAACGTAAAATATTGGTCAACGCGCTAAATGAGGTGGTTTTTATTGAAAAAATCTATTCTTCAGACGCAAACTTTGTATTGGTGAAAGTAGATGATGCCAGTAAACGATACCAACAACTGCTTGATGCCAATGTAGTTGTTCGAAACAGGAGTAATCAGCCTTTATGTGAAAACACATTACGATTTACGGTTGGTACACCAGAAGAAAATAAAAAACTGATTGCTATTTTAAAAGAACTGAACTAA
- the hisD gene encoding histidinol dehydrogenase, with protein sequence MQKIKYPNKENWESLLKRPTQTVSDIEETVTRIFTEIKTRGDSAVRDYTEKFDKVNLDSFLVTKEEIERASDQVAEELKQAIALAKGNIEKFHAAQKTDRVNLETMPGVSCWQEKRAIQKIGLYIPGGTAPLFSTILMLAVPAKIAGCKEIVLCTPPDEFGKINPTILYTANLCGVTQIFKVGGIQAIAGMTFGTETIPNVYKIFGPGNQYVTVAKQLATKYGIAIDIPAGPSELLVVADDSAEPPFVASDLLSQAEHGTDSQVILVSTSEKLLNSVALEVENQIKALPRRAIAEKAIENSKLILVKTDLEAVDLINEYGPEHYIVCVENEDFYIENTINAGSVFIGNYTPESAGDYASGTNHTLPTNGYAKQYSGVNLDSFMKSITFQKISKEGILGIGNAIELMAEAEGLDAHKNAVTIRLKNLK encoded by the coding sequence ATGCAGAAAATTAAATATCCAAATAAAGAAAATTGGGAGTCGTTATTAAAACGACCTACCCAAACCGTTTCTGATATTGAAGAAACTGTTACTCGGATTTTTACGGAGATAAAAACTCGGGGGGATTCTGCGGTTAGGGATTACACCGAAAAATTTGATAAGGTCAACTTGGATTCTTTTTTAGTCACCAAAGAAGAAATTGAAAGAGCTTCCGATCAAGTTGCAGAAGAATTGAAGCAAGCTATTGCTTTAGCGAAAGGGAACATTGAAAAATTTCACGCTGCGCAAAAAACGGACAGGGTTAACTTGGAAACTATGCCAGGGGTTTCCTGTTGGCAAGAAAAAAGAGCCATTCAAAAAATTGGACTGTACATTCCAGGAGGTACAGCACCCTTGTTTTCAACAATTTTAATGTTGGCCGTTCCAGCTAAGATCGCAGGTTGCAAAGAAATCGTGCTTTGTACGCCTCCAGATGAGTTTGGAAAAATCAATCCAACAATTTTATACACTGCCAATCTTTGTGGTGTGACCCAAATCTTCAAAGTTGGGGGCATTCAGGCCATAGCGGGAATGACTTTTGGAACGGAGACCATCCCAAATGTTTACAAGATATTCGGACCGGGCAATCAATATGTAACTGTGGCAAAACAATTGGCTACCAAATATGGAATTGCCATTGATATACCCGCTGGACCTAGTGAGTTGTTGGTAGTTGCTGATGATTCAGCCGAGCCGCCATTTGTAGCTTCGGATTTATTGAGCCAGGCAGAACACGGAACGGACAGTCAAGTTATATTGGTTTCAACTTCAGAAAAACTATTGAATAGTGTGGCTTTAGAGGTTGAGAATCAAATAAAAGCACTTCCACGAAGGGCCATTGCTGAAAAAGCAATTGAAAATAGCAAACTCATTTTGGTTAAAACCGACCTGGAAGCAGTTGACTTGATTAATGAATATGGTCCAGAACACTATATTGTATGTGTTGAAAATGAAGATTTTTACATTGAAAATACAATTAATGCAGGTTCGGTTTTTATTGGAAATTATACTCCAGAAAGTGCCGGGGACTATGCTTCGGGAACCAATCATACATTGCCGACAAATGGCTATGCAAAACAGTATAGCGGTGTAAATCTTGATAGTTTCATGAAGAGCATAACATTTCAGAAAATCAGTAAGGAAGGTATATTGGGTATTGGGAATGCAATTGAGCTAATGGCAGAAGCTGAAGGGCTGGATGCACACAAAAATGCCGTTACTATTCGATTAAAAAATTTAAAATGA
- a CDS encoding GNAT family N-acetyltransferase, which produces MYDIKFIEEQNQNEIVPFLEKLDASIPVEVLKERLENMFQNAYKCIGVYHGPKLIGISGLWVLTKYYIGKHIEPDNVYIISEYQGKGIGKQLMEWIFNYGKSIGCNGSELNCYTKNESGQRFWESQGYVMVGYHYQKRF; this is translated from the coding sequence ATGTATGATATAAAATTCATAGAAGAGCAAAACCAGAATGAGATTGTTCCGTTCCTCGAAAAACTGGATGCTTCTATTCCTGTTGAAGTTTTGAAAGAACGTTTAGAGAACATGTTTCAGAATGCGTATAAATGTATTGGTGTTTATCACGGTCCCAAACTTATAGGTATATCAGGTTTATGGGTATTGACAAAATACTATATTGGAAAGCATATCGAGCCAGATAACGTATATATTATAAGTGAGTATCAAGGTAAGGGAATTGGAAAACAGTTAATGGAGTGGATTTTCAATTACGGCAAATCAATAGGTTGTAACGGTTCTGAACTCAACTGCTATACAAAGAATGAATCTGGGCAAAGATTCTGGGAAAGTCAAGGATATGTAATGGTAGGATATCACTACCAAAAAAGATTCTGA
- the hisB gene encoding bifunctional histidinol-phosphatase/imidazoleglycerol-phosphate dehydratase HisB: protein MGKKVLFIDRDGTIIKETVDEQIDAFDKMIFYPKAFTYLGKIAKELDYELVMITNQDGLGTAVFPEETFWPVHNFILKSFENEGVVFDKIFIDRTFPKDNADTRKPGIGLLTEYFTEEYDLKNSFVLGDRLTDMELAKNLGAKGVFINDETNLGTDEITVKRGELDDFIALENNDWEKIYEFLKLESRVSEISRKTNETDIKIKLNLDGTGKSNIDTGLSFFDHMLDQLARHGQMDLEIKVDGDLEVDEHHTIEDTAIALGELFSTVLGNKLGIERYGFCLPMDDCLAQVAIDFGGRNWLVWDADFKREKVGDMPTEMFMHFFKSFSDGAKANLNIKAEGTNEHHKIEAIFKAFAKSIKMAVKRDVEKMVLPSTKGVL from the coding sequence ATGGGGAAAAAAGTACTTTTTATAGATAGGGATGGAACTATCATCAAAGAAACTGTTGATGAACAGATAGATGCGTTTGATAAAATGATTTTTTATCCCAAGGCATTTACCTACTTGGGGAAGATTGCAAAGGAACTCGATTATGAACTGGTCATGATTACCAATCAAGACGGTTTGGGTACAGCTGTTTTTCCCGAGGAAACCTTTTGGCCTGTACATAATTTCATTTTAAAATCCTTCGAAAATGAGGGTGTTGTATTTGATAAAATTTTCATTGATCGAACTTTTCCAAAAGACAATGCAGATACGCGAAAGCCAGGTATCGGTTTGTTGACTGAATATTTCACGGAGGAATATGATTTAAAAAATTCATTTGTCCTTGGAGATCGGTTAACCGACATGGAGCTTGCAAAAAACTTGGGAGCAAAGGGTGTTTTCATCAATGATGAAACGAATCTGGGAACTGACGAGATTACAGTGAAACGGGGTGAACTGGATGATTTCATTGCGTTGGAGAACAATGATTGGGAAAAGATTTATGAGTTTTTGAAATTGGAATCTAGGGTCTCCGAAATCTCACGGAAAACCAATGAAACTGACATCAAAATCAAACTTAATCTTGATGGTACGGGAAAAAGCAACATAGACACGGGTCTTTCATTCTTCGACCATATGCTGGATCAGCTCGCCAGGCATGGACAAATGGATTTGGAAATAAAGGTTGATGGAGATTTAGAAGTAGATGAGCACCATACCATTGAGGATACGGCCATTGCTTTGGGAGAGTTGTTTTCCACAGTTTTGGGAAATAAATTAGGCATAGAACGCTACGGTTTCTGTTTACCCATGGATGATTGCTTGGCACAAGTTGCCATCGATTTTGGTGGCCGTAATTGGTTGGTCTGGGATGCAGATTTTAAACGTGAGAAAGTTGGGGACATGCCCACTGAAATGTTTATGCACTTTTTCAAATCATTTTCGGATGGAGCCAAGGCCAATCTCAATATAAAAGCAGAGGGGACAAACGAACATCATAAAATTGAAGCGATTTTCAAGGCATTTGCAAAGTCAATTAAAATGGCAGTAAAACGAGATGTTGAAAAGATGGTTTTGCCATCTACAAAGGGGGTTTTATAA
- the hisG gene encoding ATP phosphoribosyltransferase, with the protein MTKIRIAVQKSGRLNQDSLSILKDCGISIDNGKDQLKATARNFPLEVLYLRNGDIPQYLRDGVVDIAILGENVLVEKGDDISIAEKLNFSKCRVCLAVPKGITYNSVKDFEGKRIATSYPNTVNDYLKSKGVTADLHIINGSVEIAPNIGLADGICDIVSSGSTLFKNNLKEVEVILESEAVLAVSPKISQERKEILEKLQFRIKSVLQARQNKYVLLNAPNDKLEKIIALLPGMRSPTVLPLAEEGWSSVHTVIKKNTFWEVIDELKLAGAEGILVCPIEKMVV; encoded by the coding sequence ATGACTAAGATTAGAATTGCCGTTCAAAAAAGTGGGCGTTTAAATCAAGACTCCTTATCAATTTTAAAAGATTGTGGGATTTCCATAGATAATGGAAAAGACCAGCTAAAAGCTACTGCCCGTAACTTCCCTTTAGAGGTTTTATACCTCAGAAATGGGGATATTCCTCAGTATTTAAGAGATGGAGTAGTGGATATTGCTATTCTAGGGGAAAATGTTTTGGTAGAAAAAGGTGACGATATTTCCATAGCTGAGAAGTTGAATTTTTCTAAATGCAGGGTTTGCTTGGCCGTACCCAAAGGAATTACGTATAACTCGGTTAAGGATTTTGAAGGAAAACGTATTGCAACCTCTTACCCAAACACTGTAAATGATTATCTAAAATCAAAAGGGGTAACTGCGGACTTACATATTATCAATGGGTCGGTAGAAATCGCGCCCAATATTGGACTTGCTGATGGTATTTGCGATATTGTTTCAAGTGGAAGTACACTCTTTAAAAACAATTTAAAAGAAGTTGAAGTGATTTTGGAGAGTGAAGCGGTATTGGCTGTATCTCCAAAAATTTCCCAAGAACGAAAGGAAATTCTGGAAAAACTTCAATTTAGGATAAAATCAGTTTTGCAGGCAAGACAAAATAAATATGTCTTGTTGAATGCACCTAATGATAAATTAGAGAAGATTATTGCTCTATTACCTGGAATGCGAAGTCCAACAGTTTTACCACTGGCCGAAGAAGGTTGGAGTTCAGTACATACAGTCATCAAAAAGAATACTTTCTGGGAGGTTATTGATGAGTTAAAATTGGCTGGAGCTGAGGGAATTTTAGTATGCCCAATTGAAAAAATGGTAGTGTAA